A genomic segment from bacterium encodes:
- a CDS encoding adenine-specific methyltransferase EcoRI family protein, with protein MANKNLTNAKRVKNDEFYTQNSDIQKEIEAYLEHSLYVFRGNVVYCNCDDPFESIFFRYLVLNFNNLGLKQLITTSYKPSPVANTQLGLFGDDKTLTKSKGRPKITANKFIINEVKDIDGNGEFNLKDIAKQLKANKNNEWTPLQGDGDFRSDESVDLLKQSDIVVTNPPFSLFREYIMQLVDRDKKFLIIGSLNAITYKEVFPLLKENKVWLGNNYKVNGGAMFFEIPEKIANLEQVREIKTNESGNKVYVTRVQGIRWFTNLDHGRRHQPLPLMTKAEVIKFVTKKPFEKYDNYNAIEVSLVKNIPSDYSGTMGVPMSIFDKYSPEQFEILGSDYNVKEGLLPKLVNQKWKGKLDRGYVNNNRLFTRIFIKHKKVEK; from the coding sequence ATGGCAAACAAAAATCTTACAAACGCAAAACGGGTAAAGAACGACGAATTTTATACCCAAAACAGCGATATTCAGAAAGAAATCGAGGCGTATTTGGAACATAGCCTTTATGTTTTCCGTGGCAATGTGGTGTATTGCAACTGTGACGACCCGTTCGAGAGCATTTTCTTTCGCTATTTAGTGCTCAATTTCAACAATCTTGGATTGAAGCAACTTATCACCACTAGCTACAAGCCATCGCCCGTAGCTAACACGCAACTTGGGTTATTTGGCGATGATAAAACGCTCACAAAATCAAAGGGCCGTCCCAAGATAACCGCTAACAAATTTATTATCAACGAGGTGAAGGATATAGACGGCAACGGCGAGTTCAACTTGAAAGACATTGCCAAGCAGTTGAAGGCAAACAAGAATAACGAATGGACACCACTACAAGGCGATGGTGACTTTCGTAGCGATGAATCTGTTGATCTGCTTAAACAATCTGACATCGTGGTAACAAATCCGCCGTTCAGTTTGTTTCGTGAGTATATTATGCAACTTGTTGATCGTGATAAAAAGTTTTTAATCATCGGCAGCCTAAACGCAATTACATACAAAGAAGTATTTCCATTACTTAAAGAAAATAAAGTTTGGTTGGGTAATAATTATAAAGTTAATGGTGGCGCGATGTTTTTTGAGATACCAGAAAAAATTGCCAATTTGGAGCAGGTTCGTGAAATTAAGACAAATGAAAGCGGTAATAAGGTTTATGTCACCCGAGTGCAAGGCATTCGTTGGTTTACTAATCTTGACCATGGCCGACGTCATCAACCACTACCACTCATGACCAAGGCGGAGGTGATTAAGTTCGTAACGAAAAAACCGTTTGAGAAGTATGACAATTACAACGCAATAGAAGTGTCGCTCGTAAAAAATATTCCGAGCGATTACAGCGGCACAATGGGGGTGCCAATGAGTATTTTTGATAAGTATTCCCCTGAACAATTCGAGATTTTGGGAAGTGATTATAATGTCAAAGAGGGGCTACTTCCAAAATTGGTTAATCAAAAATGGAAAGGTAAGTTAGATAGGGGTTATGTAAACAACAATAGACTTTTCACCAGAATATTTATTAAACATAAGAAAGTTGAAAAATGA